A stretch of Camelina sativa cultivar DH55 chromosome 18, Cs, whole genome shotgun sequence DNA encodes these proteins:
- the LOC104763097 gene encoding protein PHLOEM PROTEIN 2-LIKE A6-like has protein sequence MALGFPLQAVQEPLVPCHQVFVNFRGAELRHNFISFLEPALKTVGINVFVDNNEKRGEDLTSLFRRIEESKIALVVFSRRYMESIWCLNELVKIKERADEKKLLVIPIFFKVKPTELIGLLDEACKSHGILHEAHILNKWKVALECIKSKTGFPLKDKRYWFSSMPLNLITCYSLKV, from the coding sequence ATGGCGCTAGGATTCCCTCTACAGGCTGTCCAAGAACCACTGGTTCCGTGCCACCAAGTGTTTGTTAATTTCCGGGGAGCTGAACTGCGCCACAACTTCATCAGCTTCCTAGAGCCAGCGTTGAAAACCGTTGGGATCAATGTGTTTGTGGACAATAAcgagaaaagaggagaagatcTAACCTCTCTATTCCGTAGGATTGAGGAATCAAAGATCGCATTAGTCGTGTTCTCGAGGAGGTACATGGAATCAATATGGTGTTTGAACGAGTTGGTGAAGATCAAAGAACGAGCTGATGAAAAGAAACTTTTGGTCATTCCCATTTTCTTTAAGGTTAAGCCAACTGAATTAATAGGGCTTCTTGATGAAGCATGTAAGAGTCATGGAATTTTGCATGAAGCTCACATTCTGAACAAATGGAAGGTGGCGTTGGAGTGTATTAAGTCAAAGACAGGATTTCCCTTGAAGGACAAGAGGTATTGGTTTAGTTCGATGCCCTTAAATCTTATAACGTGCTACTCTCTAAAAGTTTAA
- the LOC104760408 gene encoding disease resistance-like protein CSA1, protein MQRLGDIPSLEGEGIEMATPFGLEHRIKQVEEKLDFSRRDETRIVGIVGMPGIGKTTLATELFHSSRQRFVRCVAFMKIRDKWVEYGPDRVRKMFFEALLENTSIDVTDETRHGCFAKLLLGNKVFVVLDDVSSKKQIDVLLGDRNWIKQGSRIVITTRDRAFITELDPNPYVVPRLNLGDGLRYFSFYAFEDHICNPEMGNYLKMSREFVDYARGNPLALRVLGRDLLRKGEDQWRERLDTLAKTPNKSIHDILKISYNELTQQEKDVFLDIACFFRSEDEYYARSLLHSGHSESFQADREITDLSHKFFISISGGSVEMHDLLHTFAMEICSLTSCGVNQEKYRLLNENSIKAALRGEMETKTVRGISLDMSEVTNMPLDRLVFTEMCNLRYLKLCSSTCPRECKSDCKLNFPDGLSFPLKEVRYLDWLKFPLEELPPDFNPINLVDLRLPYSNIKQVWKVSKDTPKLKWVDLNNSRMLQTLSGFLMAPNLLRLNLEGCSSLVCLSEEMGTMESLVFLNLRGCTSLRHLPKINLSSLRTLILSGCSNLQEFRLISENLEYLYLDGTAIEDLPSDIVKLQRLILLNLKECTSLRSLPECIGKLKALQELILSGCSDLKSFPNVVENMENFRVLLLDGTSIGKVPKIMHGSNSLLFLRRLSLSRNDVISSLGSDISQLYHLKWLDLKYCKNLMSLSTLPPNLQCLDAHDCIALEKVMSPLAYLMPMEDIHSMFIFTNCCKLSDAAKNDIASHIRRKC, encoded by the exons ATGCAAAGGCTCGGCGACATTCCATCTTTGGAAGGAGAAGGCATTGAGATGGCTACTCCGTTTGGACTCGAACATCGGATCAAGCAAGTCGAGGAAAAGTTGGATTTTTCTCGCCGTGACGAAACTCGAATCGTCGGAATCGTTGGGATGCCTGGCATTGGTAAAACCACTCTCGCCACGGAGTTGTTCCACAGCTCTCGACAACGGTTCGTTCGTTGTGTGGCTTTTATGAAGATCCGTGATAAATGGGTGGAGTATGGTCCTGATCGTGTGAGGAAGATGTTCTTTGAAGCTTTACTAGAGAACACAAGTATAGACGTAACTGATGAGACTAGGCATGGTTGCTTTGCAAAACTACTTCTCGGTAACAAagtctttgttgttcttgatgatgtgaGTAGCAAAAAACAAATAGATGTTCTTCTTGGTGACCGAAACTGGATTAAGCAAGGAAGCAGGATTGTTATTACAACCCGTGACAGGGCATTCATCACTGAGTTAGATCCAAACCCTTACGTGGTTCCAAGATTGAATCTTGGAGATGGGTTGAGGTACTTCAGCTTTTATGCCTTCGAAGATCACATCTGCAACCCCGAGATGGGAAATTATCTGAAAATGTCAAGAGAGTTTGTGGATTACGCTAGAGGGAATCCATTAGCTCTCAGGGTATTGGGTAGGGATCTTCTAAGGAAAGGTGAGGATCAATGGAGAGAGCGGCTTGATACATTGGCTAAAACTCCAAACAAGAGTATTcatgatattttgaaaattagttaTAATGAACTTACTCAACAGGAGAAAGATGTGTTCCTTGATATAGCATGTTTCTTTAGATCAGAGGATGAGTATTATGCGAGAAGCTTACTGCATTCTGGCCATAGTGAGTCCTTCCAAGCTGACAGGGAGATAACGGATCTTTCCCACAAGTTTTTTATTAGTATCTCTGGCGGGAGCGTAGAGATGCATGATTTACTACATACATTCGCCATGGAAATTTGTTCATTAACATCTTGTGGAGTTAATCAGGAGAAATATAGGCTGTTGAATGAAAACTCCATTAAGGCTGCACTGCGTGGCGAAATG GAAACCAAAACTGTTAGAGGCATTTCTCTAGACATGTCTGAAGTAACGAACATGCCTTTAGATAGGTTGGTCTTTACAGAAATGTGCAATCTCCGCTACCTTAAACTCTGCAGTTCTACCTGTCCACGGGAGTGTAAAAGCGACTGCAAATTAAACTTTCCTGATGGACTTTCATTTCCGTTGAAAGAGGTCAGATACCTTGACTGGCTGAAATTTCCTTTGGAGGAACTTCCACCAGACTTCAACCCGATAAATCTTGTTGATCTCAGGCTGCCTTACAGCAACATTAAACAAGTCTGGAAGGTTTCCAAG GATACACCGAAACTGAAGTGGGTCGATCTTAACAACTCAAGAATGTTGCAGACATTGTCAGGGTTTTTGATGGCCCCAAATCTTTTGAGATTGAATCTTGAAGGTTGCTCAAGTCTAGTTTGTTTGTCTGAAGAGATGGGAACAATGGAAAGTCTTGTTTTCTTGAACCTAAGAGGATGCACAAGTCTCAGGCATCTACCAAAGATAAATCTGAGTTCATTGAGAACTCTTATCCTCAGCGGGTGTTCGAACCTTCAAGAATTTCGGCTAATTTCAGAAAATCTAGAATATTTGTACTTAGATGGAACTGCAATAGAGGATCTCCCTTCAGACATTGTGAAGCTTCAGAGACTTATCTTATTGAATCTGAAAGAGTGTACAAGTCTTAGGAGTCTTCCAGAGTGTATTGGAAAGCTTAAAGCTCTTCAAGAACTTATTCTCTCTGGCTGTTCAGATCTCAAGAGTTTTCCAAATGTTGTAGAGAATATGGAAAATTTCAGGGTGTTACTACTTGATGGGACGTCAATTGGAAAAGTGCCAAAGATTATGCACGGTAGTAACAGCCTATTATTTCTGCGGCGTCTATCTTTAAGCAGAAATGATGTGATCAGCAGCTTAGGATCTGACATCAGTCAACTGTATCATCTTAAATGGCTGGACTTGAAGTATTGCAAGAATCTCATGTCCCTTTCAACACTTCCACCGAATCTCCAGTGCTTAGATGCACACGATTGTATCGCCTTGGAAAAGGTCATGAGTCCGTTAGCCTATCTCATGCCAATGGAAGATATTCACTCCATGTTCATCTTCACCAACTGTTGCAAACTCAGTGATGCTGCAAAGAATGATATTGCATCCCACATACGGAGAAAATGCTAA
- the LOC104763099 gene encoding F-box protein At1g30790-like translates to MAGVLARECSDKISYKKQDKKADMRGEDGVCSGSISNLALYIPLDLTIEILKRLPAKSLQRFQCVSKIQNQVFIDSFCSMSQARSRFLVAVRITENRVILLSTSHNETEVPTTSLVTNLPMPIRGCRLNPIRYTSLHTYPEMTLSGFPVDLVHCSSIHGLFGLSHPSDPGRFTICNPSTRQVITLPDIKASSGRREHIYMFLGYDPVGNVYKALCSTSWYGQPCQEHMVLTIGGGNLSWRSIKGRKIPRYTVVTNGICINGMVYYGVSTTRRQEKRLFIFRFNVRGECIGSINTYWPVIKHGSLINFNGRVAGVRPLPRDLPGSFDLWILDDFDKKRHWYRKGLTVHPLLLHLSGNIELKILGMNKSYEVVIGPLKFPPKHEPLYIYYYNIRGVKLFRRVELKGFEEFGCNHTSEEQCVCQVLFSPEHFESLMSL, encoded by the coding sequence ATGGCTGGAGTATTAGCCAGGGAATGTTCAGACAAGATTTCTTATAAAAAGCAAGACAAGAAGGCTGACATGAGAGGTGAGGATGGTGTATGTAGCGGCTCAATCAGCAACTTAGCTCTTTATATCCCTCTTGATCTGACGATTGAGATTCTGAAGAGATTGCCGGCTAAATCTCTTCAGAGGTTCCAATGTGTATCCAAGATCCAAAACCAAGTATTCATCGATTCGTTCTGCTCAATGTCCCAGGCTCGGTCACGGTTTCTAGTCGCTGTTCGTATTACTGAGAACCGTGTAATCCTCTTATCGACTTCACACAATGAAACAGAGGTACCTACTACTTCTTTGGTTACCAATCTTCCAATGCCAATACGCGGTTGCCGGCTGAACCCTATTCGTTATACTTCTTTGCATACCTATCCCGAAATGACACTGTCCGGTTTCCCTGTGGACCTTGTTCATTGCTCTTCCATCCATGGATTGTTCGGTTTGTCACATCCTTCAGATCCAGGTCGGTTCACgatatgtaaccctagcacTAGACAAGTCATAACATTGCCGGATATCAAAGCTTCTAGTGGTAGAAGAGAGcacatatatatgttcttgGGATATGATCCTGTTGGTAATGTATACAAAGCATTGTGTAGCACGTCTTGGTATGGCCAACCTTGTCAAGAGCACATGGTTTTAACAATTGGAGGAGGAAATCTTTCATGGAGAAGCATCAAAGGTAGAAAAATCCCGCGTTATACAGTTGTAACAAATGGAATATGCATCAATGGGATGGTGTATTACGGTGTGTCGACTACCCGAAGACAAGAGAAGAGATTgtttatttttcgttttaacGTTAGAGGTGAGTGCATAGGTTCTATCAACACATATTGGCCAGTCATAAAACATGGATCATTGATCAACTTCAATGGGAGGGTAGCCGGGGTTAGGCCCTTACCACGTGATCTTCCCGGTAGTTTTGATTTGTGGATTCTAGATGACTTTGACAAAAAACGCCACTGGTATAGGAAAGGACTAACTGTCCACCCTTTGTTGTTGCATTTGTCCGGGAATATTGAGTTAAAAATCTTAGGGATGAACAAAAGCTACGAGGTCGTTATAGGTCCGCTAAAGTTTCCTCCCAAGCATGAGCCATTGTACATTTACTACTACAACATAAGAGGCGTGAAGCTATTCAGAAGGGTTGAACTTAAAGGATTTGAAGAGTTTGGGTGCAATCATACAAGTGAAGAGCAATGTGTTTGTCAAGTCCTTTTCTCACCGGAACACTTCGAAAGTCTCATgtctttataa